The window TCCACCTTGAGGCCGGAAGGCGTCTGGATGTTGGGCACGACCTTGAGGATCTCGTATTCGCCGGAGAAATCGACGGCATTGTCGTCGCACAGCGCCCAGAGCGCGTCGCGGTCCGCTATCCTGCCGAAATGCAGCGCCTTGTCCGCCGTCTCGACGAGGTCGCGTCTCAGGCTCACGGCTTTCACGGCGTTCAGCCGGCCGTCGTTCCAGGACGCTCCCTCCAGTTGCGGGTCGGTGTCGACGGCGGCGAGGATGCGCATCTTGATGTCCTTGGGGCTCTCCAGCCCGAGGGAATGCACGAGGCCCGCCGTGAAGGAGACCAGCGCGGTCGCCGGCGAGGAGCCGGAATCGGCAACGACGGTGCCGTCGCCGTCGCGCGTCGCGACGCCGCAGCCGGGCGCGGCAAGGTCCACATATTCGCGGGCATAGTGCGAGAACGGCGCTTTCCGGCCGGAAAGGCCATGGGCGGCGACCGTGATCACGTTCTGCGCGCTGAAACCGCCGTAGCGGGCGGGATATTGCCGGGCGGAGACGAGGTTCTGCCCCGGCCCGCCGCCCTGCCTGTTGCCGGCCGCGACGACGAACAGCATCTCGGTCTTGTCGGCGAAGTAGCGCTTCACGCCGGCATGGTCCTGCTTGCCGGCCAGGCTGATGTTGACGATGGCGACCCGGTCGCGCTGCAACTGGTCGATGGCCGTCGGCAGGTTGAGCGGGGACACCATGCCGCCGCTCAATTGCGAGGAGGCGAAATTGACGATGCGCAGCTTGATCGGCGGGCGCGTGCCGCCCCAGCGCGCGACGATATCGGGACCGCCGAGCAGCAGCGAGGCCATGCGCGTGCCGTGGAACTGCCAGGCGGGCCGTTCCGGACCGAAGGGCCGGATATCGCCGGTCAGGGGAGAGCTGTTGAGATTGACGCCGAAGACGTCGTCGACGGCGCCGTTCTTCGGCAGGTCGTCCTTACCGTCCTCGCCGTCCATCTCCTCCTGACGGACGAGGAGCACGTCGAGCGTGAAGAAATCGTCCTCCGGTTCCGAAAGGCCGGTGTCGATGATGCCGATATTCGTCGGCTCGACCGTGCCGCCCGACAGGGCGCGCAGGCGCGCCTCCTCGTCGAACACCGCCTTGAGGGCGGCCATGTCGATCGGCTCGGGCATGTCCTCCGATCCCGAGCAGGGCGTCTGGCCGTCGGCCGAGGCGATCTGCACGGACTCGACCAGGAGATAGTCCCCCTCGTTGCGCGGCCTTGCCTCGGGCGTCGTCACCTGCTCTGCGACGGCCGCGACCTGCGGCGTGGAATTCTCCTGCACGATCTGCCGGAAATCCGTGCCCGCCGTGCGGGGCACGAAGATCTGCGGCTCGGCCGCATAGGGCAGCGTGATCTTCTGGCCGACGGCAAGCTTGCGGAAGAATGCATCCGGGCTGCGCGCCCCGCTCCTGCCGCGGTTGAGCTCGAACGTCTTGCGCAGCGTGACGTTGCCGTAGACGCCCGTATGCTCGCGCAGCAGGCTTTCGATCGTGTCGCCCTCGCGCACCTCCACGTCGATACGGCGCTCCAGCTTCACGCAGCTCGGAATGGCGACCGTCTCGCCCGGGACGAGGGCCTCGTCCGGCGCTTGCAGGCGGTTCAGTTTCAGCGCCTCGGCGGCGAGCGCCTCCGCCACCGCCCGCGGCTGCTCGCCGCAGGTTTCGGCAAGGAGGCTTTCGAGCGTCACGCCGGGGCTTTGCACGGTGATGTAGGTCGGTTCGAAATTCTGCGCGATGAGTTCCTTGAGCTCGGGCGTCATGCCGTCGACGGCCCGCGAGGCATAGGCCGGCGGCGCCTCCTCGCCGGATGCCGCCCCTCCGCCCGCCGCGGCGAGCAGGCAGGCGAGAAGAGCGCAAAGGCGCGGGGACCTAGAGGACATTGGAGGCTCCTTCGATCGCGATGATCGAGACCGCGCTGTTGGCCGAGGTCTCGCAGCCGCCCCGGATGTGCACGCCGAGGATGTCGCCGTGTTCGTCGCGCACTCCCGCCCCCGACGAGGCGCCGAGCGTATCGATGTCGTCGTAGAAGATGAACGGCTCGCCCGGGGCGCCGGCCGTCCCGACGCCGATCTTCTTCGGCTCGCCCTGCGGATGCTGGATGATGGCGAGTTTCTCCCCGGCCACCGCCGGGCGGGAGGCGAGCGCGGCGGGGCGGACGAAGGCGCCGGGATATTTTCCGTCGGCGTCCGGCGCGAGCTCGACGAGCGCGAAATCGATCCCGCGCTCGGTGTAGACCCGCTCCACAACCCGCTCGATGGAAAAGCTGCGCGCGACCCGCGCGACATGGGTCTGCGGGTTCACCTGATAGCCGAAATGGACGAGTTGCAGCCTGGCGAGCTGCTGGTCGGAGGCGTAGACGATGCGGTGCTCCCCGTCGCGCTCGCGGAAATAGGGCGTCGTCCAGCCGGAGGCGCCGCCGCGCTGGGTCTCGAAGCAGTGCCCGGCGGTGAGGACCATCCGGTCGGAGATCAGCGTGCCGGTGCACCATCGACGCCCGCCGATCGTGCCGGGCGTGTAGCCGGGCAATTCGCGCCGGATCGCCCGTTCCGGCTTCCACTGGAACTGGACCGTGGAGCCCTCGTTTTCCGCCACGTAATCCTGCGTCACCCCGAGGCTGCCGTCGTAGAGCTCGACGTCCTGGAGGTCGTTTCTCGGGCCGCAGACGGTTTTCGGCTCGATGCCTTCCACGAAGGGGAGGCCGTAAGGCGTGGAATCGATCTCCTGCGTTTCGCCGGGCCGCGCCAGAAAGGCGAAGGAGGCAAACAGAACCAGGGCCATGATTAACTTGGAATTAGCCTGCCGTTTCAAAATGAAACCCCTCCTTATAGAAATCGGCGCCGGCGCAGACCTTCTTTTCATGCCTCCTTGAAGTGTAAGTCGTATCAGCACTTCTATCATACTTTTATAAGTGCATCCATCGTCGACTTGTCGTTGACAATGCAGGCGTCTTAATCTTCAATGCAGCCATCTATCGGAAATAGCATAGCAGTACATGCCGCTCTGAAGCTGGAGAACGTTCGTTCTCGAGGAGGCTGCTCATGTCTCGTGCATTCGTTTTCCTTGCTGCAAGCGTGGCGACCGTCCTCATCGGCAGCGCGGCCTGCGCGCAGGCAGCGGGAAAAGGCGGCGAGACGAAGGGGGAGGGCACGGGCTGGTGCTCTTCCATCGGCGAAAGCCGCACCGTCTGCGCGGATGTCGTCGCCCTCGACCAGACGCTGGTTTACAACCGTTTCGGCTCCTTCAACCCGTTCGGCATGATCTTCGCCCTCCGGCGCGACGTCGTGCCGACGGCGGAAGGCCCGGAGAAATACGACGCGGACGCATGCGGGCAGACGGACGGGACGGAAACCTATGGCGCAGCCGCATCCCTCACGCCCGGCGCCGTGCGGCTGAAGGACTGCAAGCGCCCGCGGCCGATGGTGCTGCGCGCCAATGCCGGCGACGTCCTGCGCATCCGCGTCCAGAACCTGCTGCGCGACAGCCAGCCACGTTACTCCGAGGATTTCTGCCGGTCGGCGAAGGCGGAGCCGGCGACGGGCCGGATGTGGGAATTGCTGGGCGCGATCCGGTCCTGGGTTTCGGAAGGGCCTGCCGACCGCGCCGCGCACAAGGAGGCGGATTGCAGCACGGACACCGCCGGAAGGCGCCCGGACGCAAAGGCCGGACAGGAACCGGACACCGACGCGCCGGCGACGAGGCTCCTGTCCATGGCGATCCAGGGGCTGACGCTCGTGCCGAGTGGCGTGGAGGCGGACGACCGGACCTGCCTCGGCCAGCGCGGCATGGCGCCCGGCGCCTTTGCGGTCTGCACCTACAGGATCGACGACGAGGGCACCTATTTCCTCTCCAGCATCGCGGCGCCCGCGGGCGGGGAAGGCGACGGCGGATCGATCACCCACGGGCTCTTCGGCGCGGTGATCGGCGAGCCGAAGGGCTCGGCCTGGTACCGCAGCCAGATCACCGCCAAGGCCTTCCGGGACCTTTGGGGCGCGAAATCCACGCCGCGCCATGCGGTTCGGCAGATGCGCGACACGTTCGCGGGCCTGCCGGACGGCGTCGGCGGGGTGCCGATCCTGGCGATGGCGAAGCGGGTGGGCGACGGGCTCCTCGAAATCGTCCATTCCGACCTCAACGCCATCGTCGAGCGCGATCCCGCAACGCGCATCGACGGCCGCCCGCAGAGCTTCCGCGAGTTCTCCGTCTTCTTCCATGACGAGCTCAAGGCCTTCTACACGCGCAACTTCTCGGAGCTCGGCAAGTTCGGCGAAGGCCAGCTTGCCGGCGTTCGCGACGGCTTTGCCATCAATTACGGCTCCAGCGGCATGGGGGCGGCGCTGCTCGCCAACCGCAAGGGCATCGGCCCGGCCGCCAATTGCGCCGAATGCCTCTACGAGGAGTTCTTCCTCACCTCCTGGGCCAACGGCGACCCGGCGCTGCTCGAGCAGTTCAGCGACGATCCCTCGAACGTCCACCATTCCTACCTGAACGACCCGATCGTCTTCCGCAACTTCCATGCCGGCCCGAAGGAGACGCACGTCTTCCATCTCCATGCCCATCAATGGTTCTCGGGCAACGATGCGAACCGGGGGACCTATCTCGATTCCCAGACGGTCGCGCCGCAGCAGGGCTTCACCTACGACATCTATGGCGGCGGCATGCAGATCTATCGCCGGGGCGCGGCGGGCGAGAAGGGCTGGTACGAGACGCTCGGCTCCGGCAACCGCAACCGCACGGTGGGCGATTCCATCTTCCACTGCCACCTCTACCCGCATTTCGCGCAAGGGATGTGGGAGCTCTGGCGCGTGCACGACGCGCTGGAGGACGGCACCCGCAAGCTGCCGGACGGGCAGCGGGAGGCCGGGCTTTCGCTCGCCGAGATGAGCAAGGACACCCGCGCCCGCAAGCGACCGGGCTCGGTGAGCGCGAGCGGCGCGTGGATCAATCCCGCGGCGGGCGCCCCCTTCTATTCCGTGGGAACGCCGACGCCCGCGCTCGTGCCCCTGCCGGGCGAGGCCTGGCCGCTGCTGCCGACCTATAGCGGCGAGACGACGGTCGCCGAAGTCGATGAGGGCAAAACGCCCGAGGTCACTGAGACCCGCGCGTTTCCCGGCTATCCCTACTATATCGGCGGCAAGCCCGGCCATCGTCCGGCGCAGGCGCCGCTCGACATCGCCAGGGCCACGGCCGGCGACGGCGTGCCGGAAGGCGAATATCTCGACGGCGGCCTGCCGCGCCACATCGTGCTCGACGCGGCGGAGCGCAAGCCCGGCGTCGCGGTGCCGGAGGGCTTTCTCGATGCCTATGCGCCCGACGCGGTGACCGACCTTGCCAGCGCCGAGACCAATGCGGCGCTGCGCAAGCGCGAAGCCCGCCAGACGCAGCTCGTCGCCAAGATGCTGGCGCTCGGCGACCTGACCATGCATCTGGAGAAGGCGCCGCTCAAGCTCCTGCCCTATGACGGGACGGCGCTGGAAAAGGCCGCGATGGCCTTCCACCACAACGGGGCCGGCCTCGATCTTCTCCTGGCGGACGGGTCCAAGGCCGAATATGACATGACGCGCGGCGGCTATGCGCGCGCGGCAGCCAGCGGCGGCATGCTCTTTGCCGTCAACGGCGGCAAGGCCAAGCCGGGCGCGCCCTTTGCCGATCCCTGCGCGGCGCCGGACAGCTACCGGATGCTGGTGCGCGTTCCGGGCGCGGGAAGCGAGCCGGCCAGATACATGTTCGAGGACCGGCCGCTCTATTTCACCCCCGGCGCGGTGGACCAGATACCGGCGGGCGCGACGCCCGTGGCGGCCCGCGACGAGGAGGTCTCCAACTGGGTCAAGTGGCGCCGGTCGGACGACAGGATCGCCAAGCGGCCGACCCTCTACTATCTCGACGGCGACCAGCGGCCGACCGCGCTTGCCGGCGGCGACCTCGTCACGGTGAGCGAGGTCGATCCCTTCACCGGCGAGGCCGGCCTGACGACCGATCCCGCCGTGATCGGCTTCCGCCGCTACAAGGCATCCGCCGTGCAACTGGACATGGTGACGAACAGGGCCGGCTGGCACGATCCGCAGGCGCGCATCAACGTGCTGACCGAACGCTCGCGCCTCTACAAGGGCGAGATCGGCGAGAAGCGCATTTCGCCGCTGATCAGCGCCAGCGAGCAGCCGTTCTTCTTCCGGGCGCTTTCCGGCGAATGCATCGAGTTCCGGCACACGAACGAACTGCCGAAGGAACTGGCGCTCGACGATTTCCAGGTCAAGACGCCGACGGACACGATCGGCCAGCACATCCATCTCGTGAAGTTCGACGTGACCTCGTCCGACGGTTCGGGCAACGGCTTCAACTACGAGGACGGCACCTTCGCACCGGACGAGATCGCAAGCCGCATCTGCGCCGCCAAGAACGCGGGCATGGCGACCTATCCGCAAGGCGATGCCGCCGCGCCGCGCCTGCGCGAATATCCGGGGCTGTGCCGGAACGAGGCTGCGGCGGGCAAGCCCCCCCATTGGGTGGTGGACAGGCAGGAGATCTGGCGGCTTTCCATAGAGGAGGGCAACCAGCGCCGCCTGTTCCAGACGACGACCCAGCGCTGGTTCGCCGATCCGCTGCTCTCGCCCGTCCGCCGGAAGGGCGACGGCGGCACGAAGGCGGACGGAAGCAGCGCCAACAAGGATAACGACTTCGTCGACCGCACCCTTCGCACCGTCTTCAGCCACGATCACTTCGGCCCCTCCTCGATCCAGCAGCACGGCTTCTACACGGCGCTGCTGATCGAGCCGCAGGGGTCGCAGACCTGCGAGGTCGACGGCAAGGACTGCACCAGCCCGCGCGTCGACCGCCGGCTGATCGATGCCGGGCCGATCGATGTCGGCAGGGACAAGATCGTCGTCGACTTCGACACGCTGGACGACGTGTCCAGCCGGGAATTCGCCCTCGCCATCGCCGATTTCGCGACGCTCTACGACCCGAGCGACACGATGGCGAAGGAGACGCTGCTTGCCGCCTTCCCCGACAGGAAGTCCGACAGCACCAGGCCAGAGGCCGCGCTGGAGGAGCCGAAGCTCGCGAAGGGCATGGCGACGCTCTATTGCGAGGCGAAATACGCCCTTCTCGGCCAGACCGGCAACATGAACGAATATTGCGGCTCGGGTCTGAAGCAGAAAAAGGACGCGGTCTTCGCCGTGCCGGGCAACGTTTCGCCGGCCTGGCTTGCCGCCGCCATGCCGCGCGACACGCAGTCCCATTCCGAGGACCTCTTCCCCGGCCTGATCACGGCTACGGACGTGGAGGGCCTGCGCGCCTATCTGACCGCCTACCGCCAGAAGGCGGCGGGCAATGATAGCAGCGGCGTGATGGCCCGGCCGGTCGCGGCCGTGAAGCGGCCGGAGAGCATCTCGGTCGATCACCACGACCCCTATCTCGTGAACTATCGCGGCGAGCCCATCCCGCTGCGCATCGGCACGGACACCGCGCGAAAATGCCAGTTCAAGGACGATACGCCCGAGAAATGGGTCGGAAAGCTCGAAGCGGGCATTTCGGGCAGCGATTCCTGCAGCATCGCCGTGCAGAAGAAGGGGGGCGAGGGGGATCTCGCCAATGTCTTCCTCTCGGCCTATCACAACGACCCCGTCACCCACATCATGAAGACGATGACCGGCGACCATGTGCTGTTCAGGCTCATCCAGGGCGCGCAGGAGGTCCAGCATACGTTCACCCTCGAAGGCTACACCTGGCCGCGCAACATCGACCAGCGCTTCCCCTCCGCCGCCTGGCCGCATGGCGAGACCGCGCCGCGCGCGACGCTGACGCAGAAATGCGACGACGCGACCTTCCTTGCCGGCGGCAACGCGATGCGGCTGATCGATGCCGGCCATGCGGACGAATATTTCTACTGGCTGCGCAACGGCGCGGCGGGCTTGCCCGATTCGGTCGATTTCTGGGAAGCGGCCGAACAGGGCATGGCGTCCTGCTTCAACCGCGAGGGCCGCGTCAGCGCACAGGAAGTCGGGATCTCCGAGCATTTCGAGTTCAGCGGCACCTATCGCAACGACGTCAACACGGAGCGCTTCGGAGCGACGGACCCATTGGCGAACGCCGCCGACCTTCCCTCCGACACGTTGCAGCATTTCGGCTCGCAGGACGCGCTGTGGAACGGCGCCTGGAGCCTGCTGCGAACCTATCCCAGGGCCAGCAAGGAGATCGCCGGCATCGCGCAGGTGCAGGCAAAGGCGGAAGCGCTGAAGCGCAAGCTCGGCGATTCCGCGAAGAACAGGTTCCCGGAGGGCGTCGAGGCCGAACGGGCGGGCGCCTTCGCCAACACCCAGCCGGCGGCCTGCCGCTACGAGGCGCCGGTGGTCCATGCCGCCGTGGTGGCCATCGAGACGCGGACCGTCTTCGGCCCGGACGCCTCGGTCGGCGATACGGGCGTCGCCTATGGCGAGGGCCTGTACGACCGGAACGGCCTGTTCCTGGCGCAGGTCGATCCGATGGCGGTCGCCAACCGTAAGCCGGCCGGTATCGCCTGGCCGGACTATCTCGAAAGTCCCGATGCCTGGCGGAACATCAGGCTGGAGACGGTGGTGAAGGCCGTCAGGGCCGCCTATGCGCATCCCGAACCGCTCGTCCTGCCCGTGAAAGCCGGCGATTGCGTCGTGCTGACGGTCATCAACGCGCTGCGCGACCATACGGGCGTCAAGGGCCTGATAGACGATCTCGGCGATGCGCGGATGCCGGCCATCACCGCCCTCAACACCGAGCCCGAATGGGCGACCCGCAACACGGAGGAGGAACTCGGCCCCTGGCATTTCAAGTACGAAGACGGCGCGAATGTCCGGCCGTCCTCGCGCCTTGCCCTGATGCTGCCGCTGCCGACCCTGAGCTATACCAATGCGATCGCCCGGCCGTTCGGCGTCAATGCGACGGGCGCGCTTGCCGGACTTGCCGCCGGCGGCACGACGCTGACCATGGACGAGGCCGGCACCGGCACCAGCCGGACGGCGCAGATCGAGCAGATCTCGTTCTATGCCGGCCGGGCGGCGGCGAAGTCCAACGAGGACCTGACGACCGTCACGTCCGACGAGAACCATGCCGAGGATTTCGTCACCGCGCTGAATGCGGCGCTGGCTGGCGCCTTGCCGGGCCGTACCGTCGCCAGGCTGAGCGGCATCGACCCTGCCGACGGAGGCGCCTTCGTCTTCGCTGGGCGCCGCTACAAGGTGAGCGTGACGCTCAGCGACGACAGCGTGGCCGACCTTGCGGACCTTGCGGCGGCAAATGCCCCCGCCCGGCCGGCGGTCGACCGCCTGTGGCGGTCCTATGCGCGGCTCAGCCTCAGCGAGAAGATCAATTTCATGCCCTATGCCTATGGCGCGCTGCCCCTCAAGAGCATGGGTGACGTCATCGGCCACCCGACGCACGGGCTGGTCGGCGCGGTGGATGTCCTGCCCGCGGGCGCGGCGGTCGGCGGCGAGACCCGCAGCGAGATCGGCCGCCTGACCTTCGAGCGCGATCTTTGCGACGATGCGACGCCGTCCAGCCGCGGCCAGGACTGCAAGGTCCTGGTCACGCGGCCGGTGGTCGGCCGGAGCGGCCGCGTGAACCCGTTCGGCGCCTTGCGCATCTCCACCAGGGACCCGCAAGGGGGCGTGCATGACATACGGTCCTTCACGCTGTTCTGGCAGGACGGCCTGAACCTGCGCGACCGCTCCACCGCCGATACCTTCGCGGCGCGCGACGGCAGGCGCCCGCGGCTTGTCAGCGACTGCCGGATTTGTGACGACACCTACGACTTCGGCGACCAGGGCGTCAGCTATCGCGCCAGCCCCTTCCACATCCGCCTGCGCAAGGAACCGGACAATGCCGGGCTTCCGCAGGCCGAGCGGCACACCGACCTCAACGCCTACCGGTTCCCCGCCGAGTTCTTCCGCCTCAAGCAGGCCGAGATCGGCGGGAGAGGCGCGCCGCCCGTGCTGAAGGTGGTGGCGGGCGAGGAGATCGTCGTGCATGTGGTGCATCCGGGCGGGCGCGCGCGCCAGCATGCCTTCGCGATGATCGGCCAGAACTACAACGACCTCTTCCCGGGCTTCGGCTTCCCGCGCTCGGCGCTGGTCGCGCCCGGCAAGGCGATCACCGCGTCGCTGACGCGCAAGGCCGTGGTCGGCTGCTATCTCTTCCACGACGGGCCGACCTATCTGCAGGCGGGTGGCCTGTGGGGGCTGGTCGATGTCGTCGCCACCGAGAAGGACCTCGACGATCCCGCCAGGACCTCCTGCGCCCGTGCGCCGTGAGGTGACGAGGATGGTGACGGGCGCCTCGAAACGGGGATCGGTGCTTTGGCCGGGCGTTGCCGCGGTGCTGGCGGCGGCCCTGCCGGCGACCGGCCAGCCGGCCGACAGCGGGCTGGTGGTCGAAATGACGGTGCGCGACCGTGCGGGGGAGGCGCTGCGCACACCGCGAAGCCGGGAGCCGTTCCGGCTCGCGCTGAAGATCTCCGATGCGAAGACCGGCCAGCAGCCGACAGGCCTCAGGCCGGCTGCCTGGATCCGCCCCGTGGCGGCGGACAATGCCTCCTGCACCGACACGGCCCGCGCGCTCAGGGCGACGCGCGGCACGCCGCGCGGCGTCATCGACCTCAACGGCGAATTGATCGGCGTTCTCAACGACGATGCGAGCTTCGGCGTCGTGGATCGCCGGCTCGACCAGAGCGGGGCGAACATGATCGCCGCCGCGACCTTCGAGCGCCTGCCGGATGCCATCGCCTTCGACCGGGCGGGCCTGCGCGCGCTCGCGGTCCTGACCGGCGAGGGACGGGTCGATGCAGTCGATCTCCTGACGGGCGAGCGGCGGCTTGTTGCCGGCGACCTCGCCGCCCCGACGGATGTCAGGGCGAGCGCGGCGGGCAATCTCTGGATCGCGGAGGCCGGCCGCGACACCTTCGTGGAAGTCAAGCCGGACGGCACGGTCGGCGCCCGCCTTGCGCTTGCGGGCGGACCGGGCGCGGCGAAGAACCGTCTGTTCCTGCGCGAGACCGGCATTCCCAGCCTTATGGGCGCCTATTCCGGCGACGGCCGGCTTGCCCTGATCGACGACCTGGCGCCCGCCATGGTCTGGAGCGCGGCGGGACCGCCCGTCGCCGATGCCCGTTTCATCGGCAACGGAACCGTCGTCGTGCTGCCGTCCGGCAGGAAGGCCATGGACATCCGCTATACGGACGATCCGGGCGCGCCGCTCCGCATCCCCATCGGCATCGATGCGACCCGTCTTGCGGTCAGCGAGGACGGTCGCCTTGCCGTGGCCTACAGCCCGGGCGAGCCGCTCTTCGTCGTCGTCGACCTCGCCACCTCCCGGCTCGTCGAGGCCGGCCACCTGCAGGAGCGGATGGCCGTAGCGGAGGCCGCGTTCGTCGGCAGCAATCTCTACATTCTCAGCGAGGACGGCGGGGCGGTCGCGATTTTCGAGACAGCGGCGCTCGGGCGGAAGGATCGCCCTGCGCCGCGCATCGTCGGCCTTGCCCGCGGCCAGCCGCAGGCCGGCGGCGCCGGCACGCGCATCGCGCCGCTCGATGCGT is drawn from Shinella sp. PSBB067 and contains these coding sequences:
- a CDS encoding S8 family serine peptidase, with translation MSSRSPRLCALLACLLAAAGGGAASGEEAPPAYASRAVDGMTPELKELIAQNFEPTYITVQSPGVTLESLLAETCGEQPRAVAEALAAEALKLNRLQAPDEALVPGETVAIPSCVKLERRIDVEVREGDTIESLLREHTGVYGNVTLRKTFELNRGRSGARSPDAFFRKLAVGQKITLPYAAEPQIFVPRTAGTDFRQIVQENSTPQVAAVAEQVTTPEARPRNEGDYLLVESVQIASADGQTPCSGSEDMPEPIDMAALKAVFDEEARLRALSGGTVEPTNIGIIDTGLSEPEDDFFTLDVLLVRQEEMDGEDGKDDLPKNGAVDDVFGVNLNSSPLTGDIRPFGPERPAWQFHGTRMASLLLGGPDIVARWGGTRPPIKLRIVNFASSQLSGGMVSPLNLPTAIDQLQRDRVAIVNISLAGKQDHAGVKRYFADKTEMLFVVAAGNRQGGGPGQNLVSARQYPARYGGFSAQNVITVAAHGLSGRKAPFSHYAREYVDLAAPGCGVATRDGDGTVVADSGSSPATALVSFTAGLVHSLGLESPKDIKMRILAAVDTDPQLEGASWNDGRLNAVKAVSLRRDLVETADKALHFGRIADRDALWALCDDNAVDFSGEYEILKVVPNIQTPSGLKVDYFIESDGVVGAQRCTQRDTTDRVLTIDGNEIRLSDVRDVVFRSL
- a CDS encoding serine protease, with protein sequence MALVLFASFAFLARPGETQEIDSTPYGLPFVEGIEPKTVCGPRNDLQDVELYDGSLGVTQDYVAENEGSTVQFQWKPERAIRRELPGYTPGTIGGRRWCTGTLISDRMVLTAGHCFETQRGGASGWTTPYFRERDGEHRIVYASDQQLARLQLVHFGYQVNPQTHVARVARSFSIERVVERVYTERGIDFALVELAPDADGKYPGAFVRPAALASRPAVAGEKLAIIQHPQGEPKKIGVGTAGAPGEPFIFYDDIDTLGASSGAGVRDEHGDILGVHIRGGCETSANSAVSIIAIEGASNVL